The following proteins come from a genomic window of Neptunomonas concharum:
- the phnE gene encoding phosphonate ABC transporter, permease protein PhnE: protein MTTLTPTIPRQPFNWMSALSWGLLMIMLAWGWDAAEMNPWVLIRDSDNMLEFASDFFPPDFNDINYYLEEMAITVHIALWGTVLSIVCSIPLGLMCSENLAPVWIYQPTRRLMDATRAINEMVFAMLFVVAVGLGPFAGVLALFIHTTGVLAKLFSEAVEAIDPRPVEGVRATGANKLEEILYGVIPQVLPLWISYSLYRFESNVRSASVVGMVGAGGIGVILWESIRGFQFQQTAAVMIVIIICVTLIDLLSQRLRKAFI from the coding sequence ATGACTACGTTAACTCCTACGATACCTCGCCAACCTTTTAACTGGATGTCTGCCCTCAGCTGGGGGTTACTCATGATCATGCTTGCCTGGGGTTGGGATGCCGCAGAGATGAACCCTTGGGTGTTGATCCGAGACAGTGACAACATGCTGGAGTTTGCCTCAGACTTTTTCCCTCCAGACTTTAATGACATAAATTACTATCTAGAAGAGATGGCGATCACCGTTCATATCGCACTTTGGGGTACTGTACTATCGATTGTCTGCTCAATTCCTTTAGGTTTGATGTGCTCAGAAAATCTAGCGCCTGTTTGGATCTATCAACCGACAAGACGATTAATGGATGCCACTCGTGCCATTAACGAGATGGTGTTTGCTATGCTGTTTGTTGTCGCCGTAGGTCTTGGCCCCTTTGCCGGTGTACTCGCCCTATTTATCCACACCACAGGCGTGCTCGCCAAACTCTTTTCTGAAGCTGTAGAAGCGATTGACCCTCGCCCTGTCGAAGGGGTACGTGCAACCGGTGCCAATAAGCTAGAAGAGATTTTATATGGTGTTATCCCTCAGGTACTCCCTTTGTGGATCTCCTATTCGTTATACCGCTTTGAATCTAATGTTCGTTCTGCATCAGTTGTCGGCATGGTGGGCGCTGGCGGTATTGGCGTCATCCTATGGGAAAGTATTCGTGGCTTTCAGTTTCAACAAACCGCTGCGGTCATGATCGTCATCATTATATGCGTCACCCTGATCGACTTGCTTTCTCAGCGGTTGCGTAAAGCCTTTATCTAA